A single genomic interval of Labeo rohita strain BAU-BD-2019 chromosome 13, IGBB_LRoh.1.0, whole genome shotgun sequence harbors:
- the zmiz1a gene encoding zinc finger MIZ domain-containing protein 1a isoform X4: MNSIPSMDRHIQQTNDRLLCIKQHLQNPANFQTAATELLDWCGDPRAFQRPFEQSLMGCLTVVSRVAAQQGFDLDLGYRLLAVCAANRDKFTPKSAALLSSWCEELGRLLLLRHQKNRQSDPQGKVPLQPPMNSMKPSLSHGDGSFPYDSVPWQQNANQAPGSLSVVTTVWGVTNTSQSQVLGNPMANTNNPMNPGGNALGSGMSANNPGINSPQFPGQQQQFSAKGGSNQAYMQQSMYGRPGHPGGAGFGGSYPGGPNAPGGIGMPPHTRPPSDFTQPAAAAAAAAVAAAAATATATATATVAALQETNKDMNQYNQVCSSFQMGPTQGYNSQFMNQPGPRGPPSMAGGMNPAGMGGGMNSSNMSGPPMGMNQPRGPGMGPFGGHGQRMPQQGYPGPRPQSMPMQGTKRPYPGEPNYGGQQFGPNGQFPNQQGQYPNPNASRALPSPNYPGQRMPGQQGSGQYPPTGVAMGQYYKQEPFNGQNNNFSGGGYGYNQGNGPPRQVVNYPHSPVPGNPTPPMTPGSSIPPYLSPNQDVKPPFPPDMKPNMTSLPPPPTNPNEELRLTFPVRDGVVLEPFRLEHNLAVSNHVFHLRPSVHQTLMWRSDLELQFKCYHHEDRQMNTNWPASVQVSVNATPLTIERGDNKTSHKPLHLKHVCQPGRNTIQITVTACCCSHLFVLQLVHRPSVRSVLQGLLKKRLLPAEHCITKIKRNFSSVAASSGNATLNGEDGVEQTAIKVSLKCPITFRRIQLPARGHDCKHVQCFDLESYLQLNCERGTWRCPVCNKTALLEGLEVDQYMWGILNAIQNSEFEEVTIDPTCSWRPVPIKSDIHIKEDPDGPLAKRFKTMSPSQMIMPNVMDMIAQLGPGPSPYTPLPPQHGGNNGEYGGQGNSYQGHGNFDFSHSNSGGGAPMNDFMHGPQLSHPPDVPNSLMAPDKPLAHGMPDSMPHPVSADQSHASMQQGMHASPHPNSQSAQPLHHSGPPSSQPPRQPPPPQQPGQNSHPHADMTFNPAADGQAGGQGPADMPEPSLDLLPELANPDELLSYLDPPDLPSSSNDDLLSLFENN, encoded by the exons GTTGTAAGTCGGGTGGCAGCGCAGCAGGGTTTCGACTTGGACCTTGGCTATCGGCTCCTGGCCGTGTGCGCGGCGAACCGCGACAAGTTCACCCCTAAGTCGGCAG CTCTCCTGTCGTCCTGGTGCGAGGAGCTGGGACGGCTGCTCTTGTTGCGGCATCAGAAGAATCGTCAGAGCGATCCACAGGGCAAAGTTCCCTTGCAGCCGCCCATGAACTCCATGAAGCCCTCGCTCTCACATGG TGATGGGTCCTTTCCATATGACAGCGTTCCCTGGCAACAAAACGCTAACCAGGCCCCTGGCTCGTTGTCGGTGGTTACGACGGTGTGGGGAGTTACCAATACATCACAAAGTCAG GTATTGGGTAACCCCATGGCCAATACCAACAATCCTATGAACCCTGGAGGCAATGCACTAGGGTCGGGTATGTCAGCCAACAACCCAGGAATCAACTCACCTCAGTTCCCTGGCCAACAACAACAGTTTTCAGCCAAAGGGGGATCCAACCAGGCCTACATGCAGCAAAGCATGTATGGACGTCCAGGGCACCCAGGAGGAGCAGGCTTCGGTGGAAG TTACCCAGGTGGGCCGAACGCGCCGGGTGGTATAGGCATGCCCCCTCACACACGACCGCCTTCTGATTTCACCCaacctgctgctgctgctgcagccGCTGCTGTCGCTGCGGCCGCCGCCACCGCAACAGCTACTGCCACAGCAACCGTGGCGGCCTTGCAAGAGACTAACAAAGACATGAACCAGTACAACCAG GTCTGCTCCTCTTTCCAGATGGGGCCTACGCAAGGCTACAACAGCCAGTTCATGAACCAGCCAGGGCCCCGTGGGCCCCCGTCCATGGCTGGGGGCATGAACCCAGCTGGTATGGGTGGTGGCATGAATAGCTCCAACATGAGTGGCCCGCCAATGGGTATGAACCAGCCCAGAGGTCCAGGGATGGGGCCTTTCGGTGGTCACGGCCAAAGGATGCCTCAACAGGGTTACCCTGGACCCAGACCTCAGTCCATGCCCATGCAGGGCACAAAGAGGCCTTATCCAGGAGAG CCTAATTATGGAGGCCAGCAGTTTGGACCCAATGGCCAGTTTCCCAACCAGCAAGGGCAGTACCCTAACCCAAACGCTTCTAGAGCTCTTCCTTCACCCAATTACCCTGGGCAAAGGATGCCGGGACAACAGGGCTCTGGCCAGTACCCCCCTACTGGGGTAGCCATGGGCCAATACTATAAG CAAGAGCCATTTAATGGTCAGAACAACAATTTCTCTGGAGGAGGTTATGGGTATAATCAAGGAAATGGG CCTCCTCGGCAGGTGGTGAACTACCCACACTCGCCGGTTCCTGGAAACCCCACGCCGCCCATGACCCCCGGAAGTAGTATACCTCCGTACCTGTCGCCCAATCAGGACGTCAAGCCCCCGTTTCCTCCAGACATGAAGCCAAACATGACGTCTCTTCCTCCACCTCCAA CCAATCCTAACGAAGAGCTTCGTCTGACGTTCCCTGTGAGAGATGGAGTGGTGCTGGAGCCCTTCAGATTAGAGCACAACCTGGCCGTCAGTAACCACGTCTTCCATCTGCGACCCTCCGTCCACCAGACGCTCATGTGGAG ATCTGATCTGGAGCTGCAGTTTAAGTGTTATCATCACGAGGACCGACAAATGAACACCAATTGGCCCGCATCCGTCCAAGTTAGCGTCAACGCCACACCCCTAACTATTGAAAGAGGTGACAATAAGACATCCCATAAACCCCTGCACCTAAAGCACGTGTGTCAGCCAGGGAGAAACACCATCCAGATTACGGTCACAGCCTGCTGTTGT TCGCACTTGTTCGTGCTGCAGCTGGTCCACAGGCCGTCGGTGCGATCGGTCCTGCAGGGGCTCCTGAAGAAGAGGCTCCTTCCTGCCGAACACTGCATTACCAAAA TTAAAAGAAACTTCAGTAGCGTAGCAGCGTCCTCTGGGAATGCCACACTAAATGGAGAGGATGGAGTGGAGCAGACAGCCATCAAAGTGTCCCTCAAGTGTCCAATCACATTCCGACGGATCCAGCTCCCTGCTAGGGGACATGACTGCAAACATGTGCAG TGTTTTGACTTGGAGTCCTATCTGCAGCTGAACTGTGAGAGAGGAACATGGAGATGTCCTGTATGCAA TAAAACAGCATTATTGGAAGGGCTGGAGGTGGATCAGTACATGTGGGGAATTCTCAATGCGATTCAAAA TTCGGAGTTTGAGGAGGTCACCATTGACCCTACGTGTAGTTGGAGGCCGGTGCCCATAAAGTCAGACATTCATATAAAGGAGGACCCAGATGGCCCTCTGGCCAAGCGTTTTAAAACCATGAGTCCCAGTCAAATGATCATGCCTAATGTGATGGATATGATCGCCCAGCTGGGTCCCGGCCCTTCACCCTACACCCCCCTTCCCCCTCAGCACGGAGGAAACAATGGCGAATATGGGGGCCAAG GCAATAGTTACCAGGGCCATGGAAACTTTGACTTCTCCCACAGTAACTCTGGTGGCGGAGCTCCCATGAATGACTTCATGCACGGACCCCAGCTCTCACATCCACCAGACGTGCCCAACAGCCTCATGGCCCCCGACAAGCCTCTCGCCCACGGCATGCCCGACTCG ATGCCCCATCCTGTGAGCGCTGATCAATCCCATGCTTCCATGCAGCAAGGCATGCACGCATCCCCTCACCCCAACAGCCAATCAGCTCAGCCATTGCATCACAGCGGCCCCCCATCTTCCCAGCCCCCACGCCAGCCCCCGCCCCCACAGCAGCCAGGCCAAAACAGTCACCCACATGCCGACATGACCTTCAACCCCGCCGCCGACGGGCAGGCAGGTGGCCAGGGACCTGCAGACATGCCCGAGCCTTCTCTGGAT CTTCTGCCAGAACTGGCGAACCCAGACGAGTTGCTGTCATACTTAGACCCTCCTGACCTCCCGAGCAGCAGCAATGACGATCTGCTTTCCCTTTTTGAGAACAACTGA
- the zmiz1a gene encoding zinc finger MIZ domain-containing protein 1a isoform X5 yields the protein MNSMKPSLSHGDGSFPYDSVPWQQNANQAPGSLSVVTTVWGVTNTSQSQVLGNPMANTNNPMNPGGNALGSGMSANNPGINSPQFPGQQQQFSAKGGSNQAYMQQSMYGRPGHPGGAGFGGSYPGGPNAPGGIGMPPHTRPPSDFTQPAAAAAAAAVAAAAATATATATATVAALQETNKDMNQYNQVCSSFQMGPTQGYNSQFMNQPGPRGPPSMAGGMNPAGMGGGMNSSNMSGPPMGMNQPRGPGMGPFGGHGQRMPQQGYPGPRPQSMPMQGTKRPYPGEPNYGGQQFGPNGQFPNQQGQYPNPNASRALPSPNYPGQRMPGQQGSGQYPPTGVAMGQYYKQEPFNGQNNNFSGGGYGYNQGNGPPRQVVNYPHSPVPGNPTPPMTPGSSIPPYLSPNQDVKPPFPPDMKPNMTSLPPPPTNPNEELRLTFPVRDGVVLEPFRLEHNLAVSNHVFHLRPSVHQTLMWRSDLELQFKCYHHEDRQMNTNWPASVQVSVNATPLTIERGDNKTSHKPLHLKHVCQPGRNTIQITVTACCCSHLFVLQLVHRPSVRSVLQGLLKKRLLPAEHCITKIKRNFSSVAASSGNATLNGEDGVEQTAIKVSLKCPITFRRIQLPARGHDCKHVQCFDLESYLQLNCERGTWRCPVCNKTALLEGLEVDQYMWGILNAIQNSEFEEVTIDPTCSWRPVPIKSDIHIKEDPDGPLAKRFKTMSPSQMIMPNVMDMIAQLGPGPSPYTPLPPQHGGNNGEYGGQGRGNSYQGHGNFDFSHSNSGGGAPMNDFMHGPQLSHPPDVPNSLMAPDKPLAHGMPDSMPHPVSADQSHASMQQGMHASPHPNSQSAQPLHHSGPPSSQPPRQPPPPQQPGQNSHPHADMTFNPAADGQAGGQGPADMPEPSLDLLPELANPDELLSYLDPPDLPSSSNDDLLSLFENN from the exons ATGAACTCCATGAAGCCCTCGCTCTCACATGG TGATGGGTCCTTTCCATATGACAGCGTTCCCTGGCAACAAAACGCTAACCAGGCCCCTGGCTCGTTGTCGGTGGTTACGACGGTGTGGGGAGTTACCAATACATCACAAAGTCAG GTATTGGGTAACCCCATGGCCAATACCAACAATCCTATGAACCCTGGAGGCAATGCACTAGGGTCGGGTATGTCAGCCAACAACCCAGGAATCAACTCACCTCAGTTCCCTGGCCAACAACAACAGTTTTCAGCCAAAGGGGGATCCAACCAGGCCTACATGCAGCAAAGCATGTATGGACGTCCAGGGCACCCAGGAGGAGCAGGCTTCGGTGGAAG TTACCCAGGTGGGCCGAACGCGCCGGGTGGTATAGGCATGCCCCCTCACACACGACCGCCTTCTGATTTCACCCaacctgctgctgctgctgcagccGCTGCTGTCGCTGCGGCCGCCGCCACCGCAACAGCTACTGCCACAGCAACCGTGGCGGCCTTGCAAGAGACTAACAAAGACATGAACCAGTACAACCAG GTCTGCTCCTCTTTCCAGATGGGGCCTACGCAAGGCTACAACAGCCAGTTCATGAACCAGCCAGGGCCCCGTGGGCCCCCGTCCATGGCTGGGGGCATGAACCCAGCTGGTATGGGTGGTGGCATGAATAGCTCCAACATGAGTGGCCCGCCAATGGGTATGAACCAGCCCAGAGGTCCAGGGATGGGGCCTTTCGGTGGTCACGGCCAAAGGATGCCTCAACAGGGTTACCCTGGACCCAGACCTCAGTCCATGCCCATGCAGGGCACAAAGAGGCCTTATCCAGGAGAG CCTAATTATGGAGGCCAGCAGTTTGGACCCAATGGCCAGTTTCCCAACCAGCAAGGGCAGTACCCTAACCCAAACGCTTCTAGAGCTCTTCCTTCACCCAATTACCCTGGGCAAAGGATGCCGGGACAACAGGGCTCTGGCCAGTACCCCCCTACTGGGGTAGCCATGGGCCAATACTATAAG CAAGAGCCATTTAATGGTCAGAACAACAATTTCTCTGGAGGAGGTTATGGGTATAATCAAGGAAATGGG CCTCCTCGGCAGGTGGTGAACTACCCACACTCGCCGGTTCCTGGAAACCCCACGCCGCCCATGACCCCCGGAAGTAGTATACCTCCGTACCTGTCGCCCAATCAGGACGTCAAGCCCCCGTTTCCTCCAGACATGAAGCCAAACATGACGTCTCTTCCTCCACCTCCAA CCAATCCTAACGAAGAGCTTCGTCTGACGTTCCCTGTGAGAGATGGAGTGGTGCTGGAGCCCTTCAGATTAGAGCACAACCTGGCCGTCAGTAACCACGTCTTCCATCTGCGACCCTCCGTCCACCAGACGCTCATGTGGAG ATCTGATCTGGAGCTGCAGTTTAAGTGTTATCATCACGAGGACCGACAAATGAACACCAATTGGCCCGCATCCGTCCAAGTTAGCGTCAACGCCACACCCCTAACTATTGAAAGAGGTGACAATAAGACATCCCATAAACCCCTGCACCTAAAGCACGTGTGTCAGCCAGGGAGAAACACCATCCAGATTACGGTCACAGCCTGCTGTTGT TCGCACTTGTTCGTGCTGCAGCTGGTCCACAGGCCGTCGGTGCGATCGGTCCTGCAGGGGCTCCTGAAGAAGAGGCTCCTTCCTGCCGAACACTGCATTACCAAAA TTAAAAGAAACTTCAGTAGCGTAGCAGCGTCCTCTGGGAATGCCACACTAAATGGAGAGGATGGAGTGGAGCAGACAGCCATCAAAGTGTCCCTCAAGTGTCCAATCACATTCCGACGGATCCAGCTCCCTGCTAGGGGACATGACTGCAAACATGTGCAG TGTTTTGACTTGGAGTCCTATCTGCAGCTGAACTGTGAGAGAGGAACATGGAGATGTCCTGTATGCAA TAAAACAGCATTATTGGAAGGGCTGGAGGTGGATCAGTACATGTGGGGAATTCTCAATGCGATTCAAAA TTCGGAGTTTGAGGAGGTCACCATTGACCCTACGTGTAGTTGGAGGCCGGTGCCCATAAAGTCAGACATTCATATAAAGGAGGACCCAGATGGCCCTCTGGCCAAGCGTTTTAAAACCATGAGTCCCAGTCAAATGATCATGCCTAATGTGATGGATATGATCGCCCAGCTGGGTCCCGGCCCTTCACCCTACACCCCCCTTCCCCCTCAGCACGGAGGAAACAATGGCGAATATGGGGGCCAAGGTAGAG GCAATAGTTACCAGGGCCATGGAAACTTTGACTTCTCCCACAGTAACTCTGGTGGCGGAGCTCCCATGAATGACTTCATGCACGGACCCCAGCTCTCACATCCACCAGACGTGCCCAACAGCCTCATGGCCCCCGACAAGCCTCTCGCCCACGGCATGCCCGACTCG ATGCCCCATCCTGTGAGCGCTGATCAATCCCATGCTTCCATGCAGCAAGGCATGCACGCATCCCCTCACCCCAACAGCCAATCAGCTCAGCCATTGCATCACAGCGGCCCCCCATCTTCCCAGCCCCCACGCCAGCCCCCGCCCCCACAGCAGCCAGGCCAAAACAGTCACCCACATGCCGACATGACCTTCAACCCCGCCGCCGACGGGCAGGCAGGTGGCCAGGGACCTGCAGACATGCCCGAGCCTTCTCTGGAT CTTCTGCCAGAACTGGCGAACCCAGACGAGTTGCTGTCATACTTAGACCCTCCTGACCTCCCGAGCAGCAGCAATGACGATCTGCTTTCCCTTTTTGAGAACAACTGA